The sequence below is a genomic window from Vibrio spartinae.
CCTGCTTTGCCCTCTTCCCACTGTGCCGGACAAACTTCACCGTGTTTTTGGTGGAAGTTCAATGCATCAACCATACGCAACATTTCGTCAATGTTACGACCAAGTGGCAGATCATTTACGACTTGGTGACGAACAAGACCTTCTTCGTCAATCAGGAAAGAGCCACGGAAAGCAACACCCGCATCTGGATGCTCAACATCGTATGCTTTTACGATTTCATGTTTGACATCAGCGACCAGTGGATATTTCACTTCACCGATACCACCTTTATCAACTGGGGTATTACGCCATGCGTTGTGTGAGAATTGAGAGTCGATTGATACACCGATCACTTCAACGCCTTTCGCTTTAAAGTCTTCAAAGCGCTTGTCAAATGCGATTAATTCTGATGGGCAAACGAATGTAAAGTCTAGTGGATAGAAGAAAACAACAGCTTTTTTACCCTTAGTAAACTCTGCAAAGTTGAATGCATCAACAATTTCACCGTTACCTAAAACAGCAGCAGCAGTAAAATCAGGGGCTTTACGACCAACTAGTACCATTTTTTTTGCTCCTAATAATATAAAAAGTTCCAGACTGTTAAAAAACGGCCCGGTCCATGTGTGTTTCCAATCAACTATAGTCAAATCCTTGTATAGGAAAAAGAGAAATAAATAGATTAAGTTTATCGAAAAAAACGATGGACTAGGATATCCTAGCGTTTATACAGACTTAACTCATATATAAATGATTTTATGAATAAATGGCCGAGTTTAAAGCAAATTCATTACTTGGTGACCCTGTATGAAACACGCCATTTCAGCGAAGCGGCTGGACGCTGTTTTGTCAGTCAGTCTACGCTGAGTAAAGGCATTCAGACGCTGGAAGTGCTGATCGGGTGTCCTTTATATGAAAAAAAGGATAAGAAGAGCCCGCTCGTCTTTACTCATGCCGGAGAGCAGGTCGTTCATCAGGGCAGAGAGTTACTCGCCAAAGGGCAAGATCTGATTGAGATGGGGAAACTCTGTCAGGGCGATTTAATGGAAGGCCAGCTCAGAGTCGGTTGTATCCCAACGATTGCTCCGTTTTTATTGGGAGATCTGGTTCAGGAAGTCAACCTTCGCTTTCCTAAGCTTCATTTATTATTGCGAGAAGATACCACGACCAATTTGCTGCAAGGCCTGCGCCATGGTGAACTGGATGTGCTGGTCTTAGCTTTACCCGTTGATATCGGTAATATGGAAAGCCGAATTGTCGGTAAAGATCCCTTCCGAATGATTATCAGTAAAAGTCAGGCTGATCGTATTCCGGTTCCGATTCGTTATGATGACTTGCCTGATGAATCGGTGTTTCTGTTAGAGAATGAACATTGTTTGACAGAGCATGCTGTGTCGGCCTGTCAGTTAACGGAAAAAGAAAAAATTAATCCCTTCATGGCAACCAGTTTGCACACGCTCGTGCAAATGGTGGCGAATGGGTTGGGCACGACGTTCATTCCGCAAATGGCAATTCAGCACGGCTTGTTGGATAACCAGAACCTGGTGGTTGTTGAGCCGCCCGGTCAAAGTGCATTTCGTCTGATTGGTTTAGTCTGGCGGCCGAGCTCTTCTCGCACTCAGGTTTTTCATCAGTTATCTGAGGTGGTGTCAGAACTCCTTTAGCAATTGGTCGTAACTAGATATTTATACTGTATAAAGTTATTTATACAGTTATTTATCTTGATTGGTTGCGATTTTTTGTCAAATTTTACAGCACCTATCGATTGAAGCTTTCATAAAATCAAAAATATTCACAATGTCAATTTTACACAAACATGCGAGACGGTTGTGGCTGACATGTCGAATGAATTTGAATCAAATCAATTACTCACCAAGCGCGACTGAAAATATAGCGTTTTGTCTCCGGATTTCATGCGTCATTATTGTAGTAATTTAATTACGAAATTAAATTACTTTTGGTCTTTATTTCTCTCACAGTATGAAACTTCGAATTTTGTTTTTTGCTGTTCAACCATCTTTCCATTTATCTATTTATTTCCTAGAGTTTACCTAGCTGATTAAGACTTATGTCTAGTCTGGGAAAGGTTGAAAAATGGATTATTCTGGAACATGGTAGATGATATCAACATTAAAATATCTCATTTGAATGCTATTTAAATGTTGTTTTAAATTTACAAATGAAAATTTATATATGATGGATGATGATGAAAGAAGAGGGAAGCAATGATGGAACAACCACTCGCTGATGAACAAAGGCTCTCTTGTGAGCAGCAAAAAGTGCTTGAACGACTCAATATTCACGGCAGCGTGGCTGAAGCGCAGTCTTATATTATTTCATCGGCGGCCCAGCTCTTTTTGGCTGAACTTTGTGCTCGTTTTGCGCCTCACGTCAAAACCTTATTGCAGCGTCGTATCGACCGGCAGGAAAGCATTGATCAGGGGACATTGCCTCACTTCTTGCCGGAAACTCAGTCGATTCGGGACGGACAGTGGAAAATTCTAGGTATTCCACAAGATTTGCAGGACCGGCGGGTTGAAATTACCGGGCCGACCGACCGAAAGATGGTGATTAATGCGATGAATGCGAATGTAAAAGTGTTTATGGCTGATTTTGAAGACTCAATGTCTCCTGTCTGGTCAAAGATGCTGGAAGGACAAATTAACCTTCAGGATGCCGTCAATGGCACCATTCGTTATGTACAACCGGAAACCGGCAAGTCTTATCAGTTATGTGATGACCCTGCGGTGCTGATATGCCGGGTGCGGGGTCTGCATCTATGTGAAAAACATGTCACTTTTGAACAACAGCCTATCCCCGGTGCATTATTCGATTTTGCACTCTATTTTTTCAACAATTATCAGGCGTTACTGAAAAACGGGAGTGGCCCTTATTTCTATATTCCTAAACTGCAAAGCCATCAGGAAGCGAAATGGTGGAGCGATGTCTTCCATTTCACCGAAGCGTATTTCGGACTCAATACCGGTACGATCAAAGCAACCGTGTTGATTGAAACCCTGCCGGCAGTGTTTGAAATGGATGAAATCCTGTTTGCTATGAAAGAGCATATTGTCGGCCTGAATTGTGGCCGCTGGGACTATATTTTCAGCTACATCAAAACGTTGAAAAACTATCCGGATCGCGTACTGCCTGATCGTCAGGTCGTGACGATGGATAAGCCTTTCCTTAGTGCTTATTCCCGTCTGCTGATTCGGACGTGTCACCGACGCGGTGCTTTCGCGATGGGGGGAATGGCTGCTTTCATTCCTGCCAAAGATGCAGCTCAGAACCTTCAGGTTCAGGAAAAAATTCGTCAGGACAAGTTGTTGGAAGGCACCAATGGTCATGATGGGACTTGGGTGGCTCACCCCGGTCTCGCTGATACCGCCATGGCCGTTTTTAA
It includes:
- a CDS encoding peroxiredoxin C, translated to MVLVGRKAPDFTAAAVLGNGEIVDAFNFAEFTKGKKAVVFFYPLDFTFVCPSELIAFDKRFEDFKAKGVEVIGVSIDSQFSHNAWRNTPVDKGGIGEVKYPLVADVKHEIVKAYDVEHPDAGVAFRGSFLIDEEGLVRHQVVNDLPLGRNIDEMLRMVDALNFHQKHGEVCPAQWEEGKAGMKESPDGVAAYLSEHTTDLDKK
- a CDS encoding hydrogen peroxide-inducible genes activator, translating into MNKWPSLKQIHYLVTLYETRHFSEAAGRCFVSQSTLSKGIQTLEVLIGCPLYEKKDKKSPLVFTHAGEQVVHQGRELLAKGQDLIEMGKLCQGDLMEGQLRVGCIPTIAPFLLGDLVQEVNLRFPKLHLLLREDTTTNLLQGLRHGELDVLVLALPVDIGNMESRIVGKDPFRMIISKSQADRIPVPIRYDDLPDESVFLLENEHCLTEHAVSACQLTEKEKINPFMATSLHTLVQMVANGLGTTFIPQMAIQHGLLDNQNLVVVEPPGQSAFRLIGLVWRPSSSRTQVFHQLSEVVSELL
- the aceB gene encoding malate synthase A yields the protein MMEQPLADEQRLSCEQQKVLERLNIHGSVAEAQSYIISSAAQLFLAELCARFAPHVKTLLQRRIDRQESIDQGTLPHFLPETQSIRDGQWKILGIPQDLQDRRVEITGPTDRKMVINAMNANVKVFMADFEDSMSPVWSKMLEGQINLQDAVNGTIRYVQPETGKSYQLCDDPAVLICRVRGLHLCEKHVTFEQQPIPGALFDFALYFFNNYQALLKNGSGPYFYIPKLQSHQEAKWWSDVFHFTEAYFGLNTGTIKATVLIETLPAVFEMDEILFAMKEHIVGLNCGRWDYIFSYIKTLKNYPDRVLPDRQVVTMDKPFLSAYSRLLIRTCHRRGAFAMGGMAAFIPAKDAAQNLQVQEKIRQDKLLEGTNGHDGTWVAHPGLADTAMAVFNEVLGSHPNQLNVMREHDAPITAEELLQPCAGERTEQGMRHNIRVALQYIEAWISGNGCVPIYGLMEDAATAEISRTSIWQWIQHHKTLDNGEVVTKALFERYLAQELEVVHKEIGAERFEQGRFSEAAQLMKRLTTSDELTAFLTVPGYDYLA